A genomic stretch from Theropithecus gelada isolate Dixy chromosome 2, Tgel_1.0, whole genome shotgun sequence includes:
- the TMEM40 gene encoding transmembrane protein 40 isoform X3, whose translation METSVSPSQPQDNSQVHRETEDLDCPGHGEPDVLKDELQLYGDAPGEVVPSGESGLRRRGSDPASGEVEASQLSRQNIKKDDEFFHFVLLCFAIGALLVCYHYYADWFMSLGVGLLTFASLETVGIYFGLVYRIHSVLQGFIPLFQKFRLTGFRKTD comes from the exons ATGGAGACTTCAGTATCCCCCTCCCAGCCTCAAGACAACAGTCAAGTCCACAGAGAAACGGAAGATCTAGACT GTCCTGGGCATGGGGAGCCTGACGTTTTGAAGGATGAGCTTCAGCTCTATGGAG ATGCTCCAGGAGAGGTGGTACCCTCTGGGGAATCAG GACTCCGAAGGAGAGGCTCTGACCCAGCAAGTG GAGAAGTGGAGGCCTCTCAGTTAAGCAGacagaatataaagaaagatg ATGAGTTTTTCCATTTCGTCCTCCTGTGCTTTGCCATCGGGGCCTTGCTGGTGTGTTATCACTATTATGCAG ACTGGTTCATGTCTCTTGGGGTCGGCCTGCTCACCTTTGCCTCCCTGGAAACGGTTGGCATCTACTTTGGACTAG TGTACCGCATCCACAGCGTCCTGCAAGGCTTCATCCCCCTCTTCCAGAAGTTCAGGCTGACAG GGTTCAGGAAGACTGACTGA
- the TMEM40 gene encoding transmembrane protein 40 isoform X2 codes for METSVSPSQPQDNSQVHRETEDLDYGETDFHKQDGKAGLFSQEQYERDKSSSSSSSSSSSSSSSSSSGPGHGEPDVLKDELQLYGDAPGEVVPSGESGLRRRGSDPASGEVEASQLSRQNIKKDDEFFHFVLLCFAIGALLVCYHYYADWFMSLGVGLLTFASLETVGIYFGLVYRIHSVLQGFIPLFQKFRLTGFRKTD; via the exons ATGGAGACTTCAGTATCCCCCTCCCAGCCTCAAGACAACAGTCAAGTCCACAGAGAAACGGAAGATCTAGACT ATGGAGAGACAGATTTCCATAAGCAAGATGGGAAGGCTGGACTATTTTCCCAAGAACAGTATGAGAGAGACaagtcttcttcctcctcctcctcttcctcctcatcctcttcctcctcctcctcctcag GTCCTGGGCATGGGGAGCCTGACGTTTTGAAGGATGAGCTTCAGCTCTATGGAG ATGCTCCAGGAGAGGTGGTACCCTCTGGGGAATCAG GACTCCGAAGGAGAGGCTCTGACCCAGCAAGTG GAGAAGTGGAGGCCTCTCAGTTAAGCAGacagaatataaagaaagatg ATGAGTTTTTCCATTTCGTCCTCCTGTGCTTTGCCATCGGGGCCTTGCTGGTGTGTTATCACTATTATGCAG ACTGGTTCATGTCTCTTGGGGTCGGCCTGCTCACCTTTGCCTCCCTGGAAACGGTTGGCATCTACTTTGGACTAG TGTACCGCATCCACAGCGTCCTGCAAGGCTTCATCCCCCTCTTCCAGAAGTTCAGGCTGACAG GGTTCAGGAAGACTGACTGA
- the TMEM40 gene encoding transmembrane protein 40 isoform X1, whose protein sequence is METSVSPSQPQDNSQVHRETEDLDYGETDFHKQDGKAGLFSQEQYERDKSSSSSSSSSSSSSSSSSSESSDEDQHPRATRKRRRSLGAGHPHGNSSPGPGHGEPDVLKDELQLYGDAPGEVVPSGESGLRRRGSDPASGEVEASQLSRQNIKKDDEFFHFVLLCFAIGALLVCYHYYADWFMSLGVGLLTFASLETVGIYFGLVYRIHSVLQGFIPLFQKFRLTGFRKTD, encoded by the exons ATGGAGACTTCAGTATCCCCCTCCCAGCCTCAAGACAACAGTCAAGTCCACAGAGAAACGGAAGATCTAGACT ATGGAGAGACAGATTTCCATAAGCAAGATGGGAAGGCTGGACTATTTTCCCAAGAACAGTATGAGAGAGACaagtcttcttcctcctcctcctcttcctcctcatcctcttcctcctcctcctcctcag AGAGCAGCGATGAAGACCAGCACCCCAGAGCAACCAGAAAACGTCGACGGAGCCTGGGGGCTGGACACCCCCATGGGAACAGCTCACCCG GTCCTGGGCATGGGGAGCCTGACGTTTTGAAGGATGAGCTTCAGCTCTATGGAG ATGCTCCAGGAGAGGTGGTACCCTCTGGGGAATCAG GACTCCGAAGGAGAGGCTCTGACCCAGCAAGTG GAGAAGTGGAGGCCTCTCAGTTAAGCAGacagaatataaagaaagatg ATGAGTTTTTCCATTTCGTCCTCCTGTGCTTTGCCATCGGGGCCTTGCTGGTGTGTTATCACTATTATGCAG ACTGGTTCATGTCTCTTGGGGTCGGCCTGCTCACCTTTGCCTCCCTGGAAACGGTTGGCATCTACTTTGGACTAG TGTACCGCATCCACAGCGTCCTGCAAGGCTTCATCCCCCTCTTCCAGAAGTTCAGGCTGACAG GGTTCAGGAAGACTGACTGA